A section of the Gallus gallus isolate bGalGal1 chromosome 4, bGalGal1.mat.broiler.GRCg7b, whole genome shotgun sequence genome encodes:
- the SLC6A14 gene encoding sodium- and chloride-dependent neutral and basic amino acid transporter B(0+) isoform X1: protein MGMLSLPGFLSCGKKKDFNLSNEKDAHASDNDENSDRGNWSNKADYLLSMVGYAVGLGNVWRFPYLTYQNGGGAFLIPYTLMLALAGLPLFFMECSLGQFASLGPISIWRILPLFQGVGVTMVIISTFVAIYYNVIIAYALYYLFASFQKVLPWSDCFSWADEFCSKTRLVNDCSAVLDGQIIHANYSFIASNNLTCLNDTINYKPVQFPSEQYWNKVALQRSSGLDETGNIVWYLALCLLLSWMIVGAALFKGIKSSGKVVYFTALFPYVILLILLVRGATLEGALDGIEYYIGKQSNITKLMEAEVWKDAATQIFYSLSVAWGGLVALSSYNKFHNNCYSDAIFVCVTNCLTSVFAGFAIFSVLGHMAFVLKRPVSEVVDSGFDLAFVAYPEALSKLPVSPLWSFLFFFMLLLLGLDSQFATIETLTTTIQDIYPKMMKKLRIPITLGVCVLLFFLGLICVTQAGIYWVNLIDHFCAGWGILFAAVLEIIGIVYIYGGNRFIEDIEMMIGKKSCFFWMWWRMCWFFITPVLLVAILVWSLVTFSAPTYGSVLYPTWGTAVGWCMIIFCVIWIPIVAVVKILKAEGNLFQRIASCCRPTANWGPYLECHRGERYSHVVTPKKEKEHEIPTVSGFTYFRE, encoded by the exons ATGGGGATGCTCAGCCTGCCGGGCTTCCTATCCTGCGGGAAGAAgaag GACTTCAATCTGTCAAATGAAAAAGATGCCCACGCCAGTGACAATGATGAGAACTCGGATCGTGGCAACTGGTCGAACAAAGCTGACTACCTTCTCTCCATGGTGGGCTACGCTGTGGGCCTGGGCAACGTCTGGCGTTTTCCATATCTCACCTACCAGAACGGCGGAG gtgctttcctgatcccataCACACTGATGTTGGCATTAGCTGGtttacctttatttttcatggaGTGTTCCCTTGGGCAGTTTGCCAGCCTAGGGCCCATTTCCATCTGGAGAATATTACCATTGTTTCAAG GAGTGGGCGTCACGATGGTCATCATCTCAACGTTTGTGGCAATCTACTACAATGTCATCATTGCTTATGCACTCTACTACTTGTTTGCCTCATTTCAAAAAGTGCTTCCGTGGTCAGATTGCTTTTCCTGGGCAGATGAGTTCTGCAGCAAAACACGCCTAG taaatgACTGCAGTGCAGTGTTAGATGGACAAATCATTCATGCAAACTACTCGTTCATTGCAAGCAACAACCTCACGTGTCTCAATGACACCATCAACTATAAACCAGTGCAATTTCCCAGTGAACAGTACTGGAA TAAAGTGGCTCTTCAGCGCTCCAGTGGGCTGGATGAGACTGGCAACATCGTGTGGTACCTGgccctctgcctgctcctgtcCTGGATGATCGTTGGAGCTGCCTTGTTTAAAGGCATAAAATCTTCTGGAAAG GTTGTCTATTTTACTGCCCTCTTCCCGTATGTCATCCTGCTCATCTTGTTGGTGAGAGGAGCCACCCTGGAAGGTGCTCTGGATGGCATTGAATATTACATTGGGAAACAGTCCAACATCACCAAGTTGATGGAGGCAGAG GTTTGGAAAGATGCAGCCACTCAGATATTCTACTCCCTCTCTGTGGCATGGGGTGGACTTGTTGCTTTGTCTTCATACAACAAGTTCCACAACAACTGCTACTCGGatgctatttttgtttgtgtaacaAACTGCCTCACCAGCGTCTTCGCCGGGTTTGCCATTTTCTCTGTCCTGGGACATATGGCATTCGTGTTGAAGAGACCTGTCTCAGAGGTCGTGGACTCAG GATTTGATCTGGCATTTGTAGCCTACCCCGAGGCTCTCTCCAAGTTACCAGTTTCCCCTCTTTGgtccttcttatttttcttcatgcttttgcttttggGCCTTGATTCCCAGTTTGCCACCATAG AAACACTTACAACCACCATACAAGATATATATCccaaaatgatgaaaaagtTGAGAATCCCTATAACCTTGGGTGTGTGTGtattgctcttctttcttgGTCTTATCTGTGTTACTCAG gcaGGAATTTACTGGGTGAACTTAATAGATCACTTCTGTGCTGGATGGGGAATCctttttgctgcagtgctggagataATAGGCATCGTCTACATTTACG GAGGAAACAGATTTATAGAAGACATTGAAATGATGATTGGGAAGAAGAGCTGTTTCTTTTGGATGTGGTGGAGGATGTGCTGGTTTTTCATTACTCCTGTGCTGTTAGTG GCAATATTGGTCTGGTCATTAGTGACGTTTTCAGCTCCCACTTATGGCTCAGTGCTATATCCAACATGGGGAACTGCTGTTGGCTGGTGCATGATCATCTTCTGTGTCATCTGGATTCCCATCGTGGCTGTTGTAAAAATACTTAAAGCAGAAGGAAACCTTTTTCAG CGCATTGCAAGCTGCTGCAGGCCCACAGCAAACTGGGGTCCCTACCTGGAATGTCACAGAGGAGAAAGATACAGCCATGTTGTAACtcccaaaaaggaaaaggagcatGAGATTCCTACTGTGTCTGGCTTTACGTACTTCCGAGAATGA
- the SLC6A14 gene encoding sodium- and chloride-dependent neutral and basic amino acid transporter B(0+) isoform X2, whose amino-acid sequence MVGYAVGLGNVWRFPYLTYQNGGGAFLIPYTLMLALAGLPLFFMECSLGQFASLGPISIWRILPLFQGVGVTMVIISTFVAIYYNVIIAYALYYLFASFQKVLPWSDCFSWADEFCSKTRLVNDCSAVLDGQIIHANYSFIASNNLTCLNDTINYKPVQFPSEQYWNKVALQRSSGLDETGNIVWYLALCLLLSWMIVGAALFKGIKSSGKVVYFTALFPYVILLILLVRGATLEGALDGIEYYIGKQSNITKLMEAEVWKDAATQIFYSLSVAWGGLVALSSYNKFHNNCYSDAIFVCVTNCLTSVFAGFAIFSVLGHMAFVLKRPVSEVVDSGFDLAFVAYPEALSKLPVSPLWSFLFFFMLLLLGLDSQFATIETLTTTIQDIYPKMMKKLRIPITLGVCVLLFFLGLICVTQAGIYWVNLIDHFCAGWGILFAAVLEIIGIVYIYGGNRFIEDIEMMIGKKSCFFWMWWRMCWFFITPVLLVAILVWSLVTFSAPTYGSVLYPTWGTAVGWCMIIFCVIWIPIVAVVKILKAEGNLFQRIASCCRPTANWGPYLECHRGERYSHVVTPKKEKEHEIPTVSGFTYFRE is encoded by the exons ATGGTGGGCTACGCTGTGGGCCTGGGCAACGTCTGGCGTTTTCCATATCTCACCTACCAGAACGGCGGAG gtgctttcctgatcccataCACACTGATGTTGGCATTAGCTGGtttacctttatttttcatggaGTGTTCCCTTGGGCAGTTTGCCAGCCTAGGGCCCATTTCCATCTGGAGAATATTACCATTGTTTCAAG GAGTGGGCGTCACGATGGTCATCATCTCAACGTTTGTGGCAATCTACTACAATGTCATCATTGCTTATGCACTCTACTACTTGTTTGCCTCATTTCAAAAAGTGCTTCCGTGGTCAGATTGCTTTTCCTGGGCAGATGAGTTCTGCAGCAAAACACGCCTAG taaatgACTGCAGTGCAGTGTTAGATGGACAAATCATTCATGCAAACTACTCGTTCATTGCAAGCAACAACCTCACGTGTCTCAATGACACCATCAACTATAAACCAGTGCAATTTCCCAGTGAACAGTACTGGAA TAAAGTGGCTCTTCAGCGCTCCAGTGGGCTGGATGAGACTGGCAACATCGTGTGGTACCTGgccctctgcctgctcctgtcCTGGATGATCGTTGGAGCTGCCTTGTTTAAAGGCATAAAATCTTCTGGAAAG GTTGTCTATTTTACTGCCCTCTTCCCGTATGTCATCCTGCTCATCTTGTTGGTGAGAGGAGCCACCCTGGAAGGTGCTCTGGATGGCATTGAATATTACATTGGGAAACAGTCCAACATCACCAAGTTGATGGAGGCAGAG GTTTGGAAAGATGCAGCCACTCAGATATTCTACTCCCTCTCTGTGGCATGGGGTGGACTTGTTGCTTTGTCTTCATACAACAAGTTCCACAACAACTGCTACTCGGatgctatttttgtttgtgtaacaAACTGCCTCACCAGCGTCTTCGCCGGGTTTGCCATTTTCTCTGTCCTGGGACATATGGCATTCGTGTTGAAGAGACCTGTCTCAGAGGTCGTGGACTCAG GATTTGATCTGGCATTTGTAGCCTACCCCGAGGCTCTCTCCAAGTTACCAGTTTCCCCTCTTTGgtccttcttatttttcttcatgcttttgcttttggGCCTTGATTCCCAGTTTGCCACCATAG AAACACTTACAACCACCATACAAGATATATATCccaaaatgatgaaaaagtTGAGAATCCCTATAACCTTGGGTGTGTGTGtattgctcttctttcttgGTCTTATCTGTGTTACTCAG gcaGGAATTTACTGGGTGAACTTAATAGATCACTTCTGTGCTGGATGGGGAATCctttttgctgcagtgctggagataATAGGCATCGTCTACATTTACG GAGGAAACAGATTTATAGAAGACATTGAAATGATGATTGGGAAGAAGAGCTGTTTCTTTTGGATGTGGTGGAGGATGTGCTGGTTTTTCATTACTCCTGTGCTGTTAGTG GCAATATTGGTCTGGTCATTAGTGACGTTTTCAGCTCCCACTTATGGCTCAGTGCTATATCCAACATGGGGAACTGCTGTTGGCTGGTGCATGATCATCTTCTGTGTCATCTGGATTCCCATCGTGGCTGTTGTAAAAATACTTAAAGCAGAAGGAAACCTTTTTCAG CGCATTGCAAGCTGCTGCAGGCCCACAGCAAACTGGGGTCCCTACCTGGAATGTCACAGAGGAGAAAGATACAGCCATGTTGTAACtcccaaaaaggaaaaggagcatGAGATTCCTACTGTGTCTGGCTTTACGTACTTCCGAGAATGA